In Kocuria turfanensis, a single genomic region encodes these proteins:
- a CDS encoding DUF779 domain-containing protein codes for MESSPAVEGETFSRVALTPAAVELLGTLRERHGRLMFHQSGGCCDGSAPMCYPAGDFLTGPADVLLGVFRLPGDPATAELEFWMSQEQFEYWKHTLLTVDVVVGRGSGFSVEAPEGKRFLIRSALMPDPVAP; via the coding sequence CTGGAGTCCTCCCCCGCCGTCGAGGGCGAGACCTTCTCCCGTGTGGCCCTGACCCCGGCCGCCGTGGAGCTGCTCGGGACGCTGCGGGAGCGGCACGGGCGGCTGATGTTCCACCAGTCCGGCGGGTGCTGCGACGGGTCGGCGCCCATGTGCTATCCGGCCGGGGACTTCCTCACCGGTCCGGCGGACGTGCTCCTGGGCGTGTTCCGGCTGCCCGGCGACCCGGCCACGGCCGAGCTGGAGTTCTGGATGTCCCAGGAGCAGTTCGAGTACTGGAAGCACACCCTGCTCACGGTGGACGTGGTGGTGGGCCGGGGCTCGGGCTTCTCGGTGGAGGCCCCGGAGGGCAAGCGGTTCCTCATCCGCTCCGCGCTCATGCCGGACCCGGTCGCCCCCTGA
- a CDS encoding cation diffusion facilitator family transporter, which yields MAHEHTGVRGRAADGHDHGPGHSHAGPGTDRWRIATAFGITAALFVVQLAGALWTGSLALLLDTAHVLTDAGGLLLALVAAQLSLRPPTARRTWGWRRAEIVAAALQAGVLLAVGLFVLVEGVRRFVEPQPVASAELVVFGVLGLLGNLVAMVVLFGGRRSNLNLRAAMLEVLNDALGSVAVIVSAVVITLTGWVQADAVVALLIGLLIVPRTIRLLTESLSVLLESAPPGLDLADVRGHILGLPHVVEVHDLHASRISSDLPVLTAHVVLEEEYFYAGGSAEALGRIQRCVAEHFPVSVQHSTIQLEPADHVEPEVCAPHDS from the coding sequence ATGGCGCACGAACACACCGGAGTCCGCGGGCGCGCGGCGGACGGGCACGACCACGGGCCCGGGCACTCGCACGCCGGGCCCGGCACCGACCGGTGGCGGATCGCCACCGCGTTCGGCATCACGGCCGCCCTGTTCGTCGTGCAGCTCGCCGGTGCGCTGTGGACCGGGTCCCTGGCCCTGCTCCTCGACACCGCGCACGTGCTCACCGACGCCGGGGGGCTGCTGCTGGCGCTGGTCGCCGCGCAGCTGAGCCTGCGCCCGCCGACCGCCCGGCGCACGTGGGGCTGGCGGCGCGCGGAGATCGTGGCCGCGGCCCTGCAGGCGGGGGTGCTGCTGGCCGTGGGGCTGTTCGTGCTGGTGGAGGGGGTGCGCCGCTTCGTCGAGCCGCAGCCGGTGGCCTCCGCCGAGCTGGTCGTCTTCGGCGTGCTGGGGCTGCTGGGCAACCTCGTGGCGATGGTCGTGCTCTTCGGGGGCCGCCGCTCCAACCTCAACCTGCGGGCGGCGATGCTCGAGGTGCTCAACGACGCGCTGGGATCCGTGGCGGTGATCGTGTCGGCCGTGGTCATCACGCTCACCGGCTGGGTGCAGGCGGACGCCGTCGTGGCCCTGCTCATCGGGCTGCTCATCGTGCCCCGCACCATCCGGCTGCTCACGGAGTCCCTGTCCGTGCTGCTGGAGAGCGCGCCCCCCGGCCTCGACCTCGCCGACGTCCGCGGGCACATCCTCGGCCTGCCCCACGTGGTGGAGGTCCACGACCTGCACGCCTCCCGGATCTCCTCGGACCTGCCCGTGCTCACCGCCCACGTGGTGCTCGAGGAGGAGTACTTCTACGCGGGCGGATCGGCCGAGGCCCTGGGCCGGATCCAGCGCTGCGTGGCCGAGCACTTCCCCGTCTCCGTCCAGCACTCCACCATCCAGCTGGAGCCCGCCGACCACGTCGAGCCGGAGGTGTGCGCGCCCCATGACTCCTGA
- a CDS encoding acylphosphatase has translation MSLPPIHQGASADRDPDELDLDEPLRLTAVVHGAVQGVGFRWWTAQRAEELDLVGSAVNNTDGTVGIIAEGPRRAVRDLLQALHGREAPGAVMKVDSHYGPATGEFSAFVTG, from the coding sequence GTGAGCCTGCCGCCGATCCACCAGGGCGCCTCCGCGGACCGGGACCCGGACGAGCTGGACCTCGACGAGCCGCTGCGGCTCACCGCGGTGGTGCACGGCGCCGTGCAGGGCGTCGGCTTCCGCTGGTGGACCGCGCAGCGGGCCGAGGAGCTGGATCTGGTCGGCTCGGCCGTCAACAACACCGACGGCACCGTGGGCATCATCGCCGAGGGCCCCCGGCGGGCGGTGCGGGACCTGCTGCAGGCCCTGCACGGCCGCGAGGCGCCCGGCGCGGTCATGAAGGTGGACTCGCACTACGGCCCGGCCACCGGCGAGTTCAGCGCCTTCGTCACGGGCTGA
- a CDS encoding pyridoxamine 5'-phosphate oxidase family protein, with the protein MSTHQDDIQHIVEFVNRTRVGMLGTREPTGKLVSRPMTVVDVAPGEDLDFFTSRDTSAVRDVRANDAVNVAFVGDHEWVSISGAAEVVEDPAVIEGLWSDALRAYYPDGPSTPGLVVLRVRTETAEHWRGPGTVATALRWAKARATGEQIDPGESTVVDL; encoded by the coding sequence ATGAGCACGCACCAGGATGACATCCAGCACATCGTCGAGTTCGTGAACCGCACCCGCGTGGGCATGCTCGGCACCCGGGAGCCCACCGGCAAGCTCGTCAGCCGGCCCATGACCGTGGTCGACGTCGCCCCCGGGGAGGACCTGGACTTCTTCACGAGCCGGGACACCTCCGCCGTCCGGGACGTGCGGGCCAACGACGCCGTCAACGTCGCCTTCGTGGGCGACCACGAGTGGGTGTCGATCTCCGGCGCCGCCGAGGTGGTCGAGGACCCGGCGGTGATCGAGGGGCTGTGGTCGGACGCGCTGAGGGCCTACTACCCGGACGGGCCCTCGACCCCCGGTCTGGTCGTGCTGCGCGTGCGCACCGAGACCGCCGAGCACTGGCGCGGTCCGGGAACGGTGGCCACCGCCCTGCGCTGGGCGAAGGCCCGGGCCACCGGCGAGCAGATCGACCCCGGCGAGTCCACGGTGGTGGACCTGTGA
- a CDS encoding SDR family oxidoreductase, with protein MSHVAIIGGHGKVALILSQLLKTGGNDVTSIFRNPDHTDDVENTGATPVVADVEQLSVAQIADLLEGHDAVVWTAGAGGGSPERTYAVDRDAAIRAMDAAEVAGAKRFVMVSYFGAGQDHGIPEDDPFHAYAQAKADADDHLRASALDWTIVGPGALTEDEASGKIDVSTGERDGERKTSRANVALVVGAVLDDPSTVGKKIDFSDGDTLISDALEVVA; from the coding sequence ATGTCCCACGTAGCCATCATCGGCGGCCACGGCAAGGTCGCACTCATCCTCTCCCAGCTGCTCAAGACCGGCGGCAACGACGTCACGAGCATCTTCCGCAACCCGGACCACACGGACGACGTCGAGAACACCGGGGCGACCCCCGTGGTCGCCGACGTGGAGCAGCTGTCGGTCGCGCAGATCGCCGACCTGCTCGAGGGCCACGACGCCGTGGTGTGGACCGCCGGCGCCGGCGGCGGCAGCCCCGAGCGCACCTACGCGGTGGACCGCGACGCGGCGATCCGCGCGATGGACGCCGCCGAGGTGGCGGGCGCCAAGCGCTTCGTGATGGTCTCCTACTTCGGGGCCGGCCAGGACCACGGCATCCCCGAGGACGACCCCTTCCACGCCTACGCCCAGGCCAAGGCCGACGCCGACGACCACCTGCGCGCCTCCGCGCTGGACTGGACCATCGTGGGCCCCGGCGCCCTCACCGAGGACGAGGCCAGCGGCAAGATCGACGTCTCCACGGGCGAGCGCGACGGCGAGCGCAAGACCTCCCGCGCCAACGTGGCCCTGGTGGTCGGAGCCGTGCTGGACGACCCCTCCACCGTGGGCAAGAAGATCGACTTCTCCGACGGGGACACGCTGATCTCCGACGCCCTCGAGGTGGTGGCCTGA
- a CDS encoding cupin domain-containing protein has translation MRHLNEIALQHLNEARHNGHGRSSERLLHQRVLRQTLVALKEGTVLAEHNAPYAGSLQILHGRIRVTSGEDLVLEAGQLHVLPVERHSVEALEDAVLLLTAVTGIEDAAE, from the coding sequence ATGCGGCACCTGAACGAGATCGCCCTGCAGCACCTCAACGAGGCCCGCCACAACGGCCACGGCCGCAGCTCGGAGCGCCTGCTGCACCAGAGGGTGCTCCGCCAGACGCTGGTGGCCCTGAAGGAGGGCACGGTGCTGGCCGAGCACAACGCGCCGTACGCCGGCAGCCTCCAGATCCTGCACGGACGGATCCGCGTCACCTCCGGCGAGGACCTGGTGCTCGAGGCCGGGCAGCTGCACGTGCTGCCCGTGGAGCGGCACTCGGTCGAGGCCCTGGAGGACGCGGTGCTCCTGCTCACCGCGGTGACGGGCATCGAGGACGCCGCCGAGTAG
- a CDS encoding DUF488 domain-containing protein, translated as MAAHTVHTVGHSTRSAEEFVELLQEFGVQHVVDIRTVPRSRTNPQFDLDRLPATLAHAGIGHTHCRGLGGLRRPSKDSVNTAWRNASFRGYADHMQTEEFRAALAELERLAEDRVVAIMCAEAVWWRCHRSLVAEALLVRGHDVQHIMGPGALTPATLRDFAVVDGDRITYPGGEPCGT; from the coding sequence ATGGCAGCGCACACCGTCCACACCGTGGGGCACTCGACCCGCTCCGCCGAGGAGTTCGTGGAGCTGCTGCAGGAGTTCGGCGTGCAGCACGTCGTCGACATCCGCACGGTGCCGCGCTCGCGGACCAATCCGCAGTTCGACCTCGACCGGCTGCCTGCCACACTGGCGCACGCCGGGATCGGCCACACCCACTGCCGGGGGCTGGGCGGGCTGCGCCGCCCGTCGAAGGACTCGGTCAACACCGCCTGGCGCAACGCCTCGTTCCGCGGCTACGCCGACCACATGCAGACCGAGGAGTTCCGGGCGGCGCTGGCGGAGCTGGAGCGGCTGGCCGAGGACCGTGTCGTCGCGATCATGTGCGCGGAGGCCGTGTGGTGGCGCTGCCACCGCTCGCTCGTGGCCGAGGCCCTGCTGGTGCGCGGGCACGACGTGCAGCACATCATGGGCCCCGGCGCGCTGACCCCCGCGACGCTGCGGGACTTCGCCGTGGTCGACGGCGACCGGATCACCTACCCAGGAGGAGAACCATGCGGCACCTGA
- a CDS encoding pyridoxamine 5'-phosphate oxidase family protein → MEWYRKDVEELPAETCWQLLSTAGIGRLAAVVDGAPEIFPVNYAVDGESVVLRSAAGTKTAAAMAAAPVAFEVDGHDPATSTAWSVVLKGPAEEVERGHALMAALELPLFPWQAGVKDRFVRIVPAAVTGRRFPVVDPAAWNSPAAVGRRTPGGSARWTEAGPGEP, encoded by the coding sequence ATGGAGTGGTACCGCAAGGACGTGGAGGAGCTGCCGGCCGAGACCTGCTGGCAGCTGCTCAGCACGGCCGGGATCGGCCGGCTGGCCGCGGTGGTGGACGGGGCGCCCGAGATCTTCCCCGTCAACTACGCCGTGGACGGGGAGTCGGTGGTCCTGCGCTCCGCGGCGGGCACGAAGACGGCCGCCGCGATGGCCGCCGCCCCGGTGGCCTTCGAGGTCGACGGGCACGACCCGGCGACCTCCACGGCGTGGAGCGTGGTCCTCAAGGGCCCCGCCGAGGAGGTGGAGCGGGGCCACGCGCTCATGGCCGCGCTGGAGCTGCCGCTGTTCCCGTGGCAGGCCGGGGTCAAGGACCGGTTCGTGCGGATCGTCCCGGCCGCCGTGACGGGGCGCCGCTTCCCGGTGGTGGACCCGGCCGCGTGGAACTCCCCGGCGGCCGTGGGCCGGCGGACCCCGGGCGGCTCGGCCCGCTGGACCGAGGCCGGGCCCGGCGAGCCGTGA
- a CDS encoding SDR family oxidoreductase encodes MSVVIAGCGDLGTEIGLRLAEQGHEVLGLRRRAELVPPPLVGVPVDLSAEVPELPGDVELLVVATAADGRTPEAYRAAYLDGLRHLFDGLRAAGALPRRALLVSSTAVCGDADGAEVTEDDPPAPATPTAQILLEAEELFHEQFPHGTVLRLSGIYGPGRTRLIDKVRSGDTAAGAAWTNRIHRDDAAAAAVHLLTMEAQPLTLYLGTDDEPVPEREVLEFLAQELGAPLPEDVPEADAPRRGSKRLSNARLRASGVQLRYPTYREGYRAVLAGEGSRHP; translated from the coding sequence ATGAGCGTGGTGATCGCGGGATGCGGAGACCTGGGCACGGAGATCGGGCTGCGGCTGGCCGAGCAGGGGCACGAGGTGCTGGGCCTGCGCCGCCGGGCGGAGCTGGTGCCCCCGCCCCTGGTGGGGGTGCCCGTGGACCTGAGCGCGGAGGTGCCCGAGCTGCCGGGCGACGTGGAGCTGCTGGTCGTGGCCACGGCCGCGGACGGGCGCACCCCGGAGGCCTACCGGGCCGCCTACCTCGACGGGCTGCGCCACCTGTTCGACGGGCTGCGCGCCGCGGGGGCGCTGCCCCGCCGCGCGCTGCTGGTCTCCTCGACCGCCGTGTGCGGGGACGCCGACGGCGCCGAGGTGACCGAGGACGATCCCCCGGCGCCCGCGACCCCCACCGCGCAGATCCTGCTGGAGGCCGAGGAGCTGTTCCACGAGCAGTTCCCGCACGGCACGGTCCTGCGGCTGTCGGGGATCTACGGGCCGGGCCGGACCCGGCTGATCGACAAGGTGCGCTCCGGGGACACGGCGGCCGGGGCCGCGTGGACCAACCGGATCCACCGCGACGACGCCGCCGCGGCCGCCGTGCACCTGCTGACCATGGAGGCCCAGCCGCTGACGCTGTACCTGGGCACGGACGACGAGCCCGTGCCCGAGCGGGAGGTCCTGGAGTTCCTGGCCCAGGAGCTCGGTGCCCCGCTGCCCGAGGACGTGCCGGAGGCCGACGCGCCGCGGCGGGGCTCGAAGCGGCTGTCCAACGCCCGGCTGCGGGCGTCCGGGGTGCAGCTGCGCTACCCCACCTACCGGGAGGGCTACCGGGCGGTGCTCGCCGGGGAGGGTTCGCGCCATCCCTGA
- a CDS encoding cytochrome P450, giving the protein MSDHDARCPVPHGDPHGDPHGDRRRTAPPGERTTPRVEVRDGVWHVRALPLVRQVLREADATVQAGFSAETARQGLTGDHPPVLYADGPEHRRQRSATARFFTPATVRRRYRDLMEERADELVERIRQDGGAELSAVTLRYSVEVAAQVVGLTNSDVDGMSRRLERFFSGPVTGSSGAPQRRLPGRLGAVVGSVRPLWAMSAFRFRDVRPAVRARRRQPREDVISHLLQQGYTDREILVECLTYAAAGMATTREFIAVAAWHLLEDDALRAEYLAAEEPARHGILHEILRLEPVVGHLYRRTTQDLVLEDGEERHEVPAGALLDLYVRQANADPQELGEDARRLCPERPRPKGVRPEVMSFGDGAHRCPGGFIAIQETDIFLQRLLRLPLEFAHPPRVSWVELIAAYEVRDVVLRVGAGQGWREPSPASTAR; this is encoded by the coding sequence ATGAGCGACCACGACGCCCGCTGCCCCGTCCCGCACGGAGATCCGCACGGCGATCCGCACGGTGACCGGCGCCGGACCGCACCGCCCGGGGAGCGGACCACGCCCCGGGTGGAGGTGCGCGACGGCGTCTGGCACGTCCGTGCCCTGCCGCTGGTGCGCCAGGTGCTGCGGGAGGCCGACGCCACGGTGCAGGCCGGGTTCAGCGCCGAGACCGCCCGGCAGGGCCTGACCGGCGACCACCCGCCCGTGCTCTACGCGGACGGCCCGGAGCACCGGCGCCAGCGCAGCGCCACCGCCAGGTTCTTCACCCCGGCCACCGTGCGCCGCCGCTACCGGGACCTGATGGAGGAGCGGGCCGACGAGCTCGTCGAACGGATCCGGCAGGACGGCGGGGCGGAGCTCTCCGCCGTCACGCTGCGCTACTCGGTGGAGGTCGCCGCCCAGGTGGTGGGGCTGACGAACTCGGACGTCGACGGGATGTCCCGGCGCCTGGAGCGCTTCTTCAGCGGCCCCGTCACCGGCTCCTCCGGTGCCCCGCAGCGCCGGCTCCCGGGGCGGCTGGGCGCCGTCGTCGGCTCCGTGCGGCCGCTGTGGGCGATGAGCGCCTTCCGGTTCCGGGACGTGCGCCCGGCCGTCCGGGCGCGGCGGAGGCAGCCGCGGGAGGACGTGATCTCGCACCTGCTCCAGCAGGGGTACACGGACCGGGAGATCCTCGTGGAGTGCCTCACCTACGCCGCCGCGGGCATGGCCACCACCCGGGAGTTCATCGCGGTGGCGGCCTGGCACCTGCTGGAGGACGACGCGCTCCGCGCGGAGTACCTCGCCGCCGAGGAACCGGCCCGGCACGGGATCCTGCACGAGATCCTGCGCCTGGAGCCGGTGGTGGGCCACCTCTACCGCCGTACCACCCAGGACCTGGTCCTGGAGGACGGCGAGGAGCGCCACGAGGTGCCGGCGGGGGCGCTGCTGGACCTCTACGTCCGGCAGGCCAACGCGGACCCGCAGGAGCTGGGGGAGGACGCCCGGCGGCTGTGCCCGGAGCGACCCCGGCCGAAGGGCGTGCGCCCCGAGGTGATGTCCTTCGGCGACGGCGCCCACCGCTGCCCGGGCGGGTTCATCGCGATCCAGGAGACCGACATCTTCCTGCAGCGGCTGCTGCGGCTGCCGCTGGAGTTCGCGCACCCGCCCCGGGTCTCCTGGGTGGAGCTCATCGCCGCCTACGAGGTGCGGGACGTGGTGCTGCGGGTGGGCGCCGGTCAGGGATGGCGCGAACCCTCCCCGGCGAGCACCGCCCGGTAG
- a CDS encoding NCS1 family nucleobase:cation symporter-1 — MTVRNNDLSDAALAVHTADPSLYNEDLAPLPASRRTWGWFAIFNVWSNDIQSLAGYTLAASLFITAGINGWFVFAAILLAGFIVKTLVDLSGRPSVKYGFPYPVLARASMGVRGAQFPAIVRAVVAIFWYGAQTYFASTAIALALNAVLGNPGGPQFLGMDAISWISYVVASGLQIALFLGGIERIANFLNIAGPAVYLVMIALLVAIWAQLGSELPGAVATVFSRSEVTGWAAVSAFAGVTGTMIAYFAAVVINFGDFARNVRTERAMRFGNFTGLPLSLALFTFLSVFITAGAYLLYQDGRGEPLTNPTDIVAAVDNVPLTVLAAVTFLVATLGINVVANFIPPSYSLSNIDPARISFRRAGVITAITGFVIGALWVAVISTIGLPKFVDTLGAVLAPLYGIIIADYYLVRKQRLNLQDLYSADPGGCYWFTRGWNRRAVVAFAVAAVFSVLTVWLPQLAQYSGFAWLSGAALGGLLHWLAMHKVVVRASHDDI; from the coding sequence ATGACTGTCCGGAACAACGACCTCTCGGATGCCGCTCTCGCCGTCCACACGGCCGACCCGTCCCTGTACAACGAGGACCTGGCACCGTTGCCGGCCTCTCGCCGCACGTGGGGCTGGTTCGCCATCTTCAACGTCTGGTCCAACGACATCCAGAGCCTTGCCGGCTACACCTTGGCCGCGAGCTTGTTCATCACGGCCGGCATCAACGGATGGTTCGTGTTCGCCGCGATCCTCCTGGCTGGCTTCATCGTGAAGACCCTCGTGGATCTCAGCGGCCGGCCCAGCGTGAAGTACGGCTTCCCCTATCCCGTGCTCGCCCGCGCCTCGATGGGAGTGCGTGGGGCCCAGTTCCCGGCCATCGTCCGCGCGGTCGTCGCCATCTTCTGGTACGGGGCGCAGACGTACTTCGCCTCGACGGCGATCGCGCTCGCCCTGAACGCTGTTCTCGGCAATCCCGGCGGCCCGCAGTTCCTGGGCATGGACGCGATCTCGTGGATCTCCTACGTCGTCGCCTCGGGCCTGCAGATCGCGCTGTTCCTGGGCGGCATCGAGCGGATCGCCAATTTCCTCAACATCGCAGGCCCGGCGGTCTACCTGGTGATGATCGCCCTGCTCGTGGCGATCTGGGCGCAGCTGGGCTCGGAGCTGCCGGGCGCCGTCGCCACGGTCTTCTCCCGCTCGGAGGTCACCGGGTGGGCCGCCGTGTCCGCCTTCGCGGGCGTGACGGGCACGATGATCGCCTACTTCGCGGCCGTGGTGATCAATTTCGGCGACTTCGCCCGCAACGTCCGCACCGAGCGCGCCATGCGCTTCGGGAACTTCACCGGCCTGCCGCTGAGCCTCGCGCTGTTCACGTTCCTGTCCGTCTTCATCACGGCCGGTGCGTACCTGCTCTACCAGGACGGCCGGGGGGAGCCGTTGACCAACCCCACCGACATCGTCGCCGCGGTCGACAACGTGCCGCTGACGGTTCTGGCCGCGGTCACCTTCCTCGTGGCCACCCTCGGCATCAACGTCGTCGCGAACTTCATCCCGCCGTCCTACTCCCTGTCGAACATCGATCCGGCCAGAATCTCCTTCCGCCGCGCCGGGGTGATCACCGCGATCACGGGGTTCGTCATCGGCGCCCTGTGGGTGGCCGTGATCTCCACCATCGGTCTGCCCAAGTTCGTCGACACTCTCGGCGCCGTCCTCGCCCCGCTCTACGGCATCATCATCGCCGACTACTACCTGGTCCGTAAGCAGCGCTTGAATCTGCAGGACCTGTACTCGGCCGATCCCGGCGGCTGCTACTGGTTCACCCGTGGCTGGAACCGTCGCGCCGTGGTGGCCTTCGCCGTCGCCGCCGTGTTCTCGGTCCTCACCGTGTGGCTGCCGCAGTTGGCCCAGTACAGCGGCTTCGCCTGGCTCTCCGGCGCCGCCCTCGGCGGACTGCTCCACTGGCTGGCCATGCACAAAGTCGTCGTCCGCGCCTCTCACGACGACATCTGA